The Azospirillum baldaniorum genome contains a region encoding:
- a CDS encoding ferritin-like domain-containing protein — translation MVTTLCDAAVAVLTTAAPLEKVRLTRDYAAAWRDGLIPEFGARVPPERPARPERPPLMLPRDMPKRGRGGSAQNRLALLHALAHIELNAIDLAWDIVCRFVGEGMPKGFTDDWVQVADDEARHFQMLEERLNQLGSGYGELPAHDGLWQAATTTAHDLAARLAVVPMVLEARGLDVTPETVRRLREFGDAESAALLQVIHDEEITHVAAGRRWFGHLCAKRGVDPVETWQDLVKRYFRGGLKKPFNVTSRQAADFGPEFYEPIAE, via the coding sequence ATGGTGACGACTCTGTGTGACGCGGCCGTCGCGGTTCTGACCACCGCGGCGCCGCTGGAGAAGGTGCGCCTGACGCGGGACTACGCCGCGGCATGGCGCGATGGCCTCATTCCCGAGTTCGGCGCGCGGGTCCCGCCGGAGCGCCCCGCCCGTCCGGAGCGTCCGCCGCTGATGCTGCCCCGCGACATGCCCAAGCGCGGGCGCGGCGGCAGCGCACAGAACCGCCTCGCCCTGCTCCACGCGCTGGCCCACATCGAGCTGAACGCCATCGACCTCGCCTGGGACATCGTGTGCCGCTTCGTCGGCGAGGGGATGCCCAAGGGCTTCACCGACGACTGGGTGCAGGTCGCCGACGACGAGGCCCGGCATTTCCAGATGCTGGAGGAGCGGCTGAACCAGCTCGGCTCCGGCTATGGCGAGTTGCCGGCCCATGACGGGCTGTGGCAGGCCGCGACCACCACCGCCCACGACCTCGCCGCCCGGCTGGCCGTGGTGCCGATGGTGCTGGAGGCGCGCGGACTCGACGTCACCCCGGAAACCGTCCGCCGCCTGCGCGAGTTCGGCGACGCCGAGAGCGCCGCCCTGCTCCAGGTCATCCATGACGAGGAGATCACCCACGTCGCCGCCGGACGCCGCTGGTTCGGCCATCTCTGCGCCAAGCGCGGCGTGGACCCGGTGGAAACGTGGCAGGATCTGGTGAAGCGGTATTTCCGCGGCGGCCTGAAGAAGCCCTTCAACGTGACCAGCCGCCAAGCCGCCGACTTCGGTCCGGAATTCTACGAGCCGATTGCGGAGTGA
- a CDS encoding phosphotransferase family protein, whose translation MGALIDGESRPRLESWLAGATGATRVSVADEGTLGGGAISLNLAVTLDIDGGPQAGRHACVLRAQPGGGAAASGMKASISKAQEFAVLRAAFGAGVAAPEPIAACGDPAVLGADFYIMRRAEGIGAGHKVVKADQPQRGLARELGRQLGRLHKAGPDTPGLEDLPVPAASPALDCVHAYRDWLGDLALRDAVLAWGLRWLEIHAPPPGDLVLCHRDYRTGNYLVKDGGLTAILDWEFAGFSDPMEDLGWFCARSWRFGRHDREAGGLAGREDFYAGYEETSGRRVDPQAVAYWETAAYMRWAAIAVLQGRRHTSGEEPSLELALTGRMLPEIELDLLRHIRGLGLTASAPAAVGAEPSGDADEERVA comes from the coding sequence ATGGGCGCACTGATCGACGGGGAAAGCCGGCCGCGGCTGGAATCGTGGCTGGCCGGGGCGACTGGCGCGACGCGCGTGTCGGTGGCCGACGAAGGCACCCTGGGCGGGGGAGCCATCTCGCTCAACCTCGCGGTGACTCTGGACATCGATGGCGGGCCGCAGGCCGGGCGGCACGCCTGCGTGCTGCGTGCCCAGCCGGGCGGCGGCGCGGCGGCGTCCGGCATGAAGGCCAGCATTTCCAAGGCGCAGGAGTTCGCCGTGCTGCGCGCCGCCTTCGGCGCCGGGGTGGCGGCGCCCGAACCCATCGCCGCTTGCGGCGACCCGGCGGTTCTCGGCGCCGACTTCTACATCATGCGCCGCGCCGAGGGCATCGGGGCCGGGCACAAGGTGGTGAAAGCCGACCAGCCGCAGCGCGGGCTCGCCCGCGAGCTTGGCCGGCAACTCGGCCGCCTGCACAAGGCCGGGCCGGACACGCCGGGGCTGGAGGATCTGCCGGTGCCGGCCGCGTCGCCGGCGCTCGACTGCGTCCACGCCTACCGCGACTGGCTGGGCGATCTGGCGCTGCGCGACGCCGTTCTGGCCTGGGGCCTGCGCTGGCTGGAAATTCACGCGCCGCCGCCGGGCGATCTGGTGCTGTGCCACCGCGACTACCGCACCGGGAACTATCTGGTGAAGGACGGCGGCCTGACCGCCATCCTGGATTGGGAATTCGCGGGATTCAGCGATCCCATGGAGGATCTCGGCTGGTTCTGCGCCCGCTCCTGGCGGTTCGGGCGCCACGACCGCGAGGCGGGCGGGCTGGCCGGTCGGGAGGACTTCTACGCCGGTTACGAGGAGACCTCGGGCCGCCGGGTGGACCCGCAGGCGGTGGCCTATTGGGAAACCGCCGCCTACATGCGCTGGGCGGCCATCGCGGTCCTCCAGGGACGCCGCCACACGTCGGGGGAGGAGCCGTCGCTGGAGCTGGCTTTGACCGGGCGGATGCTGCCGGAGATCGAGTTGGACTTGTTGCGCCACATCCGTGGGCTGGGGCTGACGGCGTCCGCCCCGGCGGCGGTGGGTGCCGAACCGTCCGGCGATGCCGACGAAGAAAGGGTCGCCTGA
- a CDS encoding DUF6285 domain-containing protein — MRTSPDVQELLSIVAETFRTDLLPHIPPAQRYTALMIANALGIVQRELAGSDEAGHAMLAALALLYGEDADDSLSGADLRQRVEALQHRLCIEIAAGDFDHHGQDVLMECLEEIVQARLGIANPKLLRG; from the coding sequence ATGCGCACCAGCCCCGACGTCCAGGAATTGCTGAGCATCGTCGCGGAAACCTTCCGGACGGACCTGCTTCCCCACATCCCGCCGGCCCAGCGCTACACGGCGCTGATGATCGCCAACGCGCTCGGCATCGTGCAGCGCGAACTGGCCGGCTCGGACGAGGCCGGCCACGCCATGCTGGCGGCGCTGGCCCTGCTCTACGGCGAGGACGCCGACGACAGCCTGTCCGGCGCCGACCTGCGCCAGCGGGTGGAGGCCCTGCAGCACCGGCTGTGCATCGAGATCGCCGCGGGCGACTTCGACCACCACGGCCAGGACGTGCTGATGGAGTGCCTGGAGGAAATCGTCCAGGCCCGGCTGGGCATCGCCAATCCGAAGCTGTTGCGGGGGTAG
- a CDS encoding SUMF1/EgtB/PvdO family nonheme iron enzyme → MFDGPSTQHRLGRDLWSLGLVLLLLSLFGWAPGAAAQSAPSQSPSPQASQSPEKRIALVVGIGKYEFAPELQNPVNDAKAIAEALRKLQFDVDEKFDMDNRGFERALRDFGIRASQADVAVIFYAGHGIQVGGNNYIVPADARLERERDLVYEAMPLNLMLGELSQARKLGILMLDSCRNNPFVDRLKQAGQNRIQVNYGFARVDDTPSDTLVAMATRADQLAEDGQGDHSPYTDALLQHLQTPGLELSLFFRNVRDTVRQATNGRQEPYIFGSLGAAPFYFNPRPPNRPPVLGEIRPLELSDRADAEPLRIGRPTDPDDDQLFAQISGLPRGGSVRIGDRIVLIGDYLTVEQLAATSFKPDATVVGDAGRFDFAIMDGRGGMVRGGVAITIKPSNREPVVAGARTIRALPNRLAIEAPVDPDGDPLTITVTAVPDRGKVRDGATLIRPGDRLPAEGLTRLTFDPEQERPGAAGAFTYQVEDGKGGKATGTVTLEIAPPGTAPAAPALEESLWQMVRGSREPADFEAFLRLFGNGAYAKPAREKLGALTPAAKPPEVASVRPPPPAQSAPPPALTPAPAPTPVVEAAAPPPPTPPQPVPAPVPAPEQLAAAPPSGNGNSAVRNHSKSASFQDCPDCPVMVRIAPGSFSMGSDQGDRSERPVHKVTIAKPFALGAYEVTVAEWRACVEGGGCTGGMPRMTKPTDSTPIHNISWLEAQAYAKWLSQKTGQRYRLPSEAEWEYAARGGTTGRYWWDGQTGTLANCKDCGGAQERLTPASVGSYKPNPFGLHDMNGGVAEWVADCWHADYAGAPTDGSAWTPANCRERVLRGGSWRGGLADITDTARLFYDPDVRYLNNGVRVLRELN, encoded by the coding sequence ATGTTCGACGGACCTTCGACGCAGCATCGTTTGGGCAGGGACCTCTGGTCGCTCGGCCTCGTCCTGCTGTTGCTGAGCCTCTTCGGGTGGGCTCCGGGCGCGGCCGCCCAATCCGCTCCCTCTCAATCTCCATCACCCCAGGCCTCCCAGTCCCCGGAGAAGCGCATCGCGCTGGTCGTCGGCATCGGCAAGTACGAATTCGCCCCCGAACTCCAGAACCCGGTCAACGACGCCAAGGCCATCGCCGAGGCCCTGCGCAAGCTGCAGTTTGACGTGGACGAGAAGTTCGACATGGACAACCGCGGCTTCGAGCGGGCGTTGCGCGACTTCGGCATCCGCGCCTCGCAGGCCGACGTGGCGGTGATCTTCTACGCCGGGCACGGCATCCAGGTGGGCGGCAACAACTACATCGTCCCGGCGGACGCAAGGTTGGAGCGCGAGCGCGACCTCGTCTACGAAGCAATGCCGCTGAACCTGATGCTGGGCGAGCTGTCGCAGGCGCGCAAGCTGGGCATCCTGATGCTCGACTCCTGCCGCAACAACCCCTTCGTGGACCGGCTGAAGCAGGCCGGGCAGAACCGCATCCAGGTCAACTACGGCTTCGCCCGTGTCGACGACACGCCCAGCGACACGCTGGTCGCCATGGCCACCCGCGCCGACCAGCTGGCCGAGGACGGGCAGGGCGACCACAGCCCCTACACCGACGCGCTGCTCCAGCACCTCCAGACGCCGGGGCTGGAGTTGAGCCTGTTCTTCCGCAACGTGCGCGACACCGTGCGGCAGGCGACCAACGGGCGGCAGGAGCCCTACATCTTCGGCTCGCTGGGGGCGGCGCCCTTCTACTTCAACCCGCGCCCGCCCAACCGCCCGCCTGTGCTCGGCGAGATCCGCCCGCTGGAGCTGTCCGACCGCGCCGACGCCGAACCGCTGCGCATCGGGCGCCCGACCGATCCCGACGACGACCAGCTCTTCGCCCAGATCTCCGGCCTGCCGCGCGGCGGCAGCGTGCGCATCGGCGACCGCATCGTGCTGATCGGCGACTACCTGACGGTGGAGCAACTCGCCGCCACCAGCTTCAAGCCGGATGCGACGGTGGTGGGCGACGCCGGGCGCTTCGACTTCGCGATCATGGACGGGCGGGGCGGCATGGTGCGGGGCGGCGTGGCGATCACCATCAAGCCGAGCAACCGTGAGCCGGTGGTGGCCGGTGCGCGCACCATCCGCGCCCTGCCGAATCGCCTAGCGATCGAGGCGCCGGTGGACCCCGACGGCGACCCGCTGACCATCACCGTCACCGCCGTGCCCGACCGCGGCAAGGTGCGCGACGGCGCCACCTTGATCCGCCCCGGCGACCGCTTGCCGGCCGAGGGGCTGACCCGGCTGACCTTCGATCCGGAGCAGGAACGGCCGGGTGCCGCCGGCGCCTTCACCTATCAGGTGGAGGACGGCAAGGGCGGCAAGGCCACCGGCACCGTGACGCTGGAGATCGCCCCGCCGGGAACCGCTCCGGCTGCGCCGGCGCTTGAGGAATCGCTGTGGCAGATGGTCAGGGGCAGCCGCGAGCCCGCCGACTTCGAGGCCTTCCTGCGCCTGTTCGGCAACGGCGCCTACGCCAAGCCGGCGCGCGAGAAGCTGGGCGCGCTCACCCCCGCCGCCAAGCCGCCGGAGGTCGCGTCGGTTCGGCCGCCGCCACCGGCCCAATCGGCTCCTCCTCCGGCTTTGACCCCGGCCCCGGCCCCAACACCGGTCGTCGAGGCGGCGGCACCGCCCCCGCCGACACCGCCGCAGCCAGTGCCAGCGCCAGTTCCAGCGCCGGAGCAGCTGGCCGCGGCGCCCCCGAGCGGCAACGGGAACAGCGCGGTGCGCAACCACAGCAAGTCGGCCAGCTTCCAGGACTGCCCGGACTGCCCGGTGATGGTGCGCATCGCGCCCGGCAGCTTCAGCATGGGCAGCGACCAGGGCGACCGCTCCGAACGTCCGGTGCACAAGGTGACCATCGCCAAACCCTTCGCGCTCGGCGCCTACGAGGTAACGGTGGCCGAATGGCGCGCCTGCGTCGAGGGCGGCGGCTGCACCGGCGGCATGCCGCGCATGACCAAGCCCACCGACAGCACCCCGATCCACAACATCTCCTGGCTGGAGGCCCAGGCCTACGCAAAGTGGCTGAGCCAGAAGACCGGCCAGCGCTACCGCCTGCCCTCCGAGGCGGAGTGGGAATACGCGGCGCGCGGCGGCACGACCGGCCGCTACTGGTGGGACGGGCAGACGGGGACGCTCGCCAACTGCAAGGACTGCGGCGGGGCGCAGGAGCGGCTCACCCCGGCCTCGGTCGGCAGCTACAAGCCGAACCCCTTCGGCCTGCACGACATGAACGGCGGGGTGGCGGAGTGGGTCGCCGACTGCTGGCACGCCGACTATGCGGGCGCGCCGACGGACGGCAGCGCCTGGACGCCGGCCAACTGCCGGGAGCGCGTGCTGCGCGGCGGGTCGTGGCGGGGCGGCTTGGCTGACATCACCGACACGGCGCGGCTGTTCTACGATCCCGACGTGCGGTACCTGAACAACGGGGTGCGGGTGCTGCGGGAGTTAAATTGA
- a CDS encoding Crp/Fnr family transcriptional regulator, translating into MTTVRIAFDKELVLSGHFLLKHLEKPELQRLAASARLAYFRPGAVIFQKGDPGDSMMAVIRGRVKICSHSTDGKELVLNIINKGGLFGEIALLDGEPRTADAVALEETDLLVLDRSKFVPLLNERPAVALQLITVLCKRLRQTSEHLEDTLFLEASSRFARALMRLADVFGKPAPGGLKLDIKLSQQQLGCLVGVSRESINKLLGEWQRNGVIAVESGRITLLDRDALEEIAEANG; encoded by the coding sequence ATGACGACGGTGCGGATCGCGTTCGACAAGGAACTGGTGCTGTCCGGGCATTTCCTGCTGAAGCATCTGGAGAAGCCGGAACTGCAACGCCTCGCCGCCAGCGCCCGGCTGGCCTATTTCCGGCCCGGCGCGGTCATCTTCCAGAAGGGCGACCCCGGCGACAGCATGATGGCGGTCATCCGCGGGCGGGTGAAGATCTGCTCCCACTCCACCGACGGCAAGGAGCTGGTGCTGAACATCATCAACAAGGGCGGTCTGTTCGGCGAGATCGCCCTGCTCGACGGCGAGCCGCGGACCGCCGACGCCGTGGCGCTGGAGGAGACCGACCTGCTGGTGCTCGACCGCTCGAAGTTCGTGCCGCTGCTCAACGAGCGCCCGGCGGTGGCGCTCCAGCTCATCACGGTGCTGTGCAAGCGCCTGCGCCAAACCAGCGAGCATCTGGAGGACACGCTGTTCCTGGAGGCGTCGTCGCGCTTCGCCCGCGCGCTGATGCGGCTGGCTGACGTGTTCGGCAAACCGGCGCCGGGCGGGCTGAAGCTGGACATCAAGCTGTCGCAGCAGCAGCTCGGATGTCTGGTGGGCGTCTCGCGGGAGAGCATCAACAAGCTGCTGGGCGAATGGCAGCGCAACGGCGTGATCGCCGTGGAGTCGGGGCGGATCACCCTGCTCGACCGCGACGCGCTGGAGGAGATTGCCGAGGCGAATGGATAG
- a CDS encoding GNAT family N-acetyltransferase: protein MRMNAGWRAMETADLDRVMAIAEVVHPDYPEDRAVFAERLALYPDGCAMAEAFGVEAAGPCIGYIVMHPGRLGVPPPLDSPLGALPEVPDCLYLHDVALLPAARGLGLGVAALERMNALAARQGFRWLALTSTPGARAFWDAQGFRPHDGGAGLAAKLASYGGGMTYMTKPVKG, encoded by the coding sequence ATGCGGATGAACGCGGGCTGGCGGGCGATGGAAACGGCGGACCTGGACCGTGTGATGGCCATTGCCGAGGTCGTGCACCCCGATTACCCGGAGGACCGCGCCGTTTTCGCCGAGCGGTTGGCCCTCTACCCGGACGGCTGCGCCATGGCGGAAGCTTTTGGGGTGGAGGCGGCCGGACCCTGCATCGGCTACATCGTCATGCATCCGGGCCGGCTGGGCGTTCCGCCGCCGCTCGATTCGCCGCTCGGCGCGCTGCCGGAAGTGCCGGACTGCCTCTATCTGCACGACGTCGCCCTGCTGCCCGCGGCACGGGGGCTGGGGTTGGGCGTGGCGGCGCTGGAGCGCATGAACGCGCTGGCGGCACGGCAGGGGTTTCGCTGGCTGGCCCTGACCTCCACCCCCGGCGCGCGGGCCTTCTGGGACGCGCAAGGATTCCGGCCCCATGACGGCGGGGCCGGGCTGGCGGCCAAGCTCGCCTCCTACGGCGGCGGCATGACCTACATGACCAAGCCTGTGAAAGGCTGA
- a CDS encoding acyl-CoA dehydrogenase family protein, whose translation MDFSLPPPIEEFRRRVRAFVEERILPLEADPASYDAHENIAPALLERLRGEVKAAGLWAPQMPVERGGQGLGIVGMAAAYEEMNRSIFGPVCFNCAAPDDGNMQLLNKVATEAQKERWLQPIVEGKVRSAFAMTEPHPGGGSDPSMMKTRAERKGDRWVISGHKWFITGAGEAQHFILIARTSDDKRKGLTAFLFDKDQPGWEIVRRIPIMGPEEHGGHCELRFDGLEVSDENVLMTVGDGLKATQIRLGPARLTHCMRWTGLSKRAMEIAAAYVRERESFGTTLAGHEGVQWMMGDVAMQIEIGRLLVMKAAWQLDRGDFARKEVSMAKVHVADTLHKAVDTAIQLCGARGYSKDTALEWMYRYARQARLVDGASEVHKMVLARFYMDEGDGFWAWG comes from the coding sequence ATGGATTTCAGCCTGCCCCCGCCGATCGAGGAATTCCGCCGCCGCGTGCGCGCCTTCGTGGAGGAGCGCATCCTGCCGCTGGAAGCGGACCCGGCCTCCTACGACGCGCACGAGAACATCGCGCCCGCCCTGCTGGAGCGCCTGCGCGGGGAGGTGAAGGCCGCCGGGCTGTGGGCGCCGCAGATGCCGGTGGAGCGCGGCGGGCAGGGGCTGGGAATCGTCGGCATGGCCGCCGCCTACGAGGAGATGAACCGCTCCATCTTCGGGCCGGTCTGCTTCAACTGCGCCGCCCCTGACGACGGCAACATGCAGCTTCTCAACAAGGTCGCGACCGAGGCGCAGAAGGAGCGCTGGCTCCAGCCCATCGTCGAGGGCAAGGTGCGCTCCGCCTTCGCGATGACCGAGCCGCATCCCGGCGGCGGTTCCGACCCGTCGATGATGAAGACCCGGGCGGAGCGCAAGGGCGACCGCTGGGTGATCTCCGGCCATAAATGGTTCATCACCGGGGCGGGCGAGGCGCAGCATTTCATCCTGATCGCCCGCACCTCCGACGACAAGCGCAAGGGGCTGACCGCCTTTCTGTTCGACAAGGACCAGCCCGGCTGGGAGATCGTCCGCCGCATCCCGATCATGGGGCCGGAGGAGCATGGCGGCCATTGCGAGCTGCGTTTCGACGGGCTGGAGGTCTCCGACGAGAACGTCCTGATGACCGTCGGCGACGGGCTCAAGGCGACGCAGATCCGCCTCGGCCCGGCGCGGCTGACCCATTGCATGCGCTGGACCGGCCTGTCGAAGCGGGCCATGGAGATCGCCGCCGCCTATGTGCGCGAGCGCGAGAGCTTCGGCACCACGCTCGCCGGGCACGAGGGCGTGCAGTGGATGATGGGCGACGTCGCCATGCAGATCGAGATCGGGCGGCTGCTGGTCATGAAGGCGGCGTGGCAGCTCGACCGCGGCGACTTCGCCCGCAAGGAGGTGTCGATGGCCAAGGTCCATGTCGCCGACACGCTGCACAAGGCGGTGGACACGGCCATCCAGCTCTGCGGGGCCAGGGGCTATTCGAAGGACACGGCGCTGGAGTGGATGTACCGCTACGCTCGGCAGGCCCGGCTGGTGGACGGGGCGTCGGAGGTCCACAAGATGGTCCTGGCGCGATTCTACATGGACGAGGGCGACGGCTTCTGGGCCTGGGGGTGA
- the cysQ gene encoding 3'(2'),5'-bisphosphate nucleotidase CysQ, with protein MTDTAAASLLPKVRTIAHEAGQVILRFYNDGIDAATKVDGSPVTQADLAAEHVITPALHHIAPGIPVVAEEAVAAGHRPDISGGRFWLVDPLDGTKEFISRNGEFTVNIALIDGGRPVLGVVYAPATGDLYAACGAGTAVHWVEGRHDYPIQVRKPPPDGLTVVASRSHGSGSELDGFLAGYTVKNRVTCGSSLKFCTVASGKADLYPRFGPTSEWDTAAGHAILAAAGGRVEQPDGSPFLYGKADIVNPHFVAYGW; from the coding sequence ATGACCGACACCGCCGCGGCAAGCCTGCTGCCCAAGGTGCGGACCATCGCCCACGAAGCGGGTCAGGTGATCCTGCGCTTCTACAACGACGGCATCGACGCCGCCACAAAGGTCGACGGCAGTCCGGTCACCCAGGCCGATCTGGCCGCCGAGCATGTCATCACCCCGGCCCTTCACCATATCGCCCCCGGCATTCCGGTTGTCGCGGAGGAGGCCGTGGCCGCCGGGCACCGGCCGGACATTTCCGGCGGGCGGTTCTGGCTGGTCGATCCGCTCGACGGCACCAAGGAATTCATCAGCCGCAACGGCGAGTTCACCGTCAACATCGCCCTGATCGACGGCGGGCGTCCGGTCCTGGGCGTCGTCTACGCGCCGGCCACCGGCGATCTCTACGCCGCCTGCGGGGCCGGCACCGCCGTCCATTGGGTGGAGGGCCGCCACGACTACCCGATCCAGGTGCGCAAGCCGCCGCCCGACGGGCTGACCGTGGTCGCCAGCCGCTCCCACGGCAGCGGCAGCGAACTGGACGGCTTCCTCGCCGGCTACACGGTGAAGAACCGGGTGACCTGCGGCAGCTCGCTGAAATTCTGCACGGTGGCCTCGGGCAAAGCCGACCTCTACCCCCGCTTCGGCCCGACCAGCGAATGGGACACCGCCGCCGGCCACGCCATCCTCGCCGCCGCCGGCGGGCGGGTGGAGCAGCCCGACGGCTCGCCCTTTCTCTACGGCAAGGCCGACATCGTGAACCCCCATTTCGTTGCGTATGGATGGTGA
- a CDS encoding SDR family NAD(P)-dependent oxidoreductase, translating into MTFPLTNRTALVTGASAGLGRHFAGVLAAAGARVALAARRRESLDAAVAEIEAAGGQAIAVPLDVTDAASVRNGVREAAGALGGLDILVNNAGATVAKPALDYAEEEWDRVIDTNLKGAFLTAQETARVMREQGRGGSIVNIASILGLRVAGHVVAYTASKAGLVQMTQAVALEWARYGIRVNALAPGYMETDLNRDFLATDAGQALIRRVPQRRLGRLADLDGPLLLLCSDASAYMTGAVVPVDGGHLVSTL; encoded by the coding sequence ATGACCTTCCCTCTCACCAACCGCACCGCCCTGGTCACCGGGGCCTCCGCCGGCCTGGGCCGTCACTTCGCCGGTGTGCTGGCTGCGGCGGGCGCCCGCGTCGCTCTGGCTGCGCGGCGGCGCGAGAGCCTGGACGCCGCCGTCGCCGAGATCGAAGCGGCGGGCGGGCAGGCCATCGCCGTGCCGCTGGACGTCACCGACGCTGCCTCCGTCCGCAACGGCGTCCGCGAGGCGGCGGGTGCGCTCGGCGGGCTGGACATCCTCGTCAACAACGCCGGGGCCACCGTCGCCAAGCCCGCGCTGGATTACGCGGAGGAGGAGTGGGACCGCGTCATCGACACCAACCTGAAGGGCGCCTTCCTCACCGCGCAGGAGACGGCGCGCGTGATGAGGGAGCAGGGGCGGGGCGGGTCGATCGTCAACATCGCCTCCATCCTCGGGCTGCGGGTGGCCGGCCATGTCGTGGCCTACACCGCGTCGAAGGCCGGGCTGGTGCAGATGACCCAGGCGGTGGCCCTGGAATGGGCGCGTTACGGCATCCGCGTCAACGCGCTGGCCCCCGGCTACATGGAAACCGACCTGAACCGCGATTTCCTGGCGACCGACGCCGGGCAGGCGCTGATCCGGCGGGTGCCGCAGCGGCGGCTGGGACGGCTGGCGGACCTCGACGGGCCGCTGCTGCTGCTCTGCTCCGACGCGTCGGCCTACATGACCGGAGCGGTGGTGCCGGTGGACGGCGGGCATCTAGTCAGCACCCTGTAA
- a CDS encoding acyl-CoA synthetase, whose product MDATTPSAELSRRTANHVPLTPLDFLRRSAMVYPDKTAVVYGPLRRSWLEVEHRARALASAVSRAGVRPGEVVSVLAFNTPAMLEAHFGVPGAGAVLNAINTRLDPPAVAFILEHAESRLFLVDRGLSAVARAALERMTAPPRVVWIDDPAAQDADPVGDLEYEDFLKTGDPEAPWRRPEDEWESIALNYTSGTTGNPKGVLYHHRGAHLNALGNVITFGLRPDSVYLWTLPMFHCNGWTYPWAVTAVGATHVCLRAVDPAAIFRLIAEEKVTHLCGAPVVLTMLIHAPDAVKRAFDHGPVQVATGGAAPPSAVIAGMERMGFRLTHLYGMTECYGPSTGCAWQEAWAELPLEERAVKMARQGVPNVTMSEQTVLDPDTGREVPADGETLGELALRGNTVMKGYLKNPAATDEALRDGWLHTGDLAVLHPDRYVEIKDRAKDIIISGGENIASLEVEEVLYKHPHVMEAAVVARPDAKWGETPCAFVTLKPGSEGRVSEAEVIGWCRDHLAHFKTPRTVVFGALPKTSTGKIQKFVLREQARGL is encoded by the coding sequence GTGGACGCCACCACTCCGTCCGCAGAGCTGTCCAGGCGCACGGCCAACCATGTGCCGCTGACGCCGCTGGACTTCCTGCGCCGCTCCGCGATGGTCTATCCGGACAAGACCGCCGTGGTCTACGGCCCGTTGCGGCGGAGCTGGTTGGAGGTTGAACACCGCGCCCGCGCGCTGGCCTCCGCGGTGAGCCGGGCCGGCGTCCGGCCGGGGGAGGTGGTGTCGGTCCTGGCCTTCAACACCCCGGCGATGCTTGAGGCGCATTTCGGCGTTCCCGGCGCCGGTGCGGTGCTGAACGCCATCAACACGCGGCTCGACCCGCCCGCCGTCGCCTTCATCCTGGAGCACGCCGAGAGCCGCCTGTTCCTGGTGGACCGCGGCCTGTCCGCGGTGGCCCGCGCCGCGCTGGAGCGCATGACGGCCCCGCCGCGGGTGGTGTGGATCGACGACCCGGCGGCGCAGGACGCCGACCCGGTGGGCGATCTGGAGTATGAGGATTTCCTCAAGACCGGCGACCCCGAGGCGCCCTGGCGCAGGCCGGAGGACGAGTGGGAGTCCATCGCGCTCAACTACACCTCCGGCACCACGGGCAACCCCAAGGGTGTGCTGTACCATCACCGCGGCGCCCATCTGAACGCGCTCGGCAACGTCATCACCTTCGGGCTGCGGCCGGACAGCGTCTATCTTTGGACGCTGCCCATGTTCCACTGCAACGGCTGGACCTACCCCTGGGCGGTGACGGCGGTCGGGGCGACCCATGTCTGCCTGCGCGCCGTCGACCCGGCGGCGATCTTCCGCCTGATCGCCGAGGAGAAGGTCACCCATCTTTGCGGCGCGCCGGTCGTGCTGACCATGCTGATCCACGCGCCGGACGCGGTGAAGCGCGCCTTCGACCACGGCCCGGTGCAGGTGGCGACCGGCGGCGCCGCGCCGCCCAGCGCGGTGATCGCGGGCATGGAGCGGATGGGCTTCCGCCTGACCCACCTCTACGGCATGACGGAATGCTACGGCCCCTCCACCGGCTGCGCGTGGCAGGAGGCCTGGGCGGAGCTGCCGCTGGAGGAGCGGGCGGTGAAGATGGCCCGCCAGGGCGTGCCCAACGTCACCATGTCCGAGCAGACCGTGCTGGACCCCGACACCGGCCGCGAGGTGCCCGCCGACGGCGAGACGCTGGGCGAACTGGCGCTGCGCGGCAACACGGTGATGAAGGGCTACTTGAAGAACCCGGCGGCGACCGACGAGGCGTTGCGCGACGGCTGGCTGCACACCGGCGACCTCGCCGTCCTCCACCCCGACCGCTACGTCGAGATCAAGGACCGCGCCAAGGACATCATCATCTCCGGCGGCGAGAACATCGCCTCGCTGGAGGTCGAGGAGGTCCTCTACAAGCACCCCCACGTCATGGAGGCCGCCGTCGTCGCCCGTCCCGATGCGAAATGGGGCGAGACTCCCTGTGCCTTCGTCACGCTGAAGCCGGGATCGGAGGGGCGGGTGAGCGAGGCCGAGGTGATCGGCTGGTGCCGCGACCATCTCGCCCACTTCAAGACGCCGCGGACGGTGGTGTTCGGGGCCCTGCCGAAGACCTCGACCGGGAAGATCCAGAAGTTCGTGCTGCGCGAGCAGGCGAGGGGGTTGTGA